From the Drechmeria coniospora strain ARSEF 6962 chromosome 02, whole genome shotgun sequence genome, the window ATGGACGAACACGCCCCGATCTTGGAGTTGTGCGActacctcgacggcatcgccccgtagctcgtcctcgagtcCAAAGACGGCAGCCAGCGCGCCGTCAATTGTGAAGCAGAATGTTGTGAAGCCTTGTGCCAGTGCCGACTGGACGACGGGATCGGAGGACATTCCTAGCCAAGCAGAGTTTCCGGCCCGAAGCGATTGACCGGAGATGCAAGCCTTCATGCCTCGCCCTGTCAAGCTTTTAGCTCCAGGCACAACTGCAGCATCGATCCCCATCTCGATCAAATGGCTTGCCACGGCGAGAGAAACGGGATGCAAGCTGTCTTGGATCAAGCCCAATAGCAAGGGTAAGACAACTTCCTGGTCGGCAGAACAGTGCTCGAAGACTACTGCCAGCTTTCCCTTCGTCAAGGTACCCGTTTTGTCAAAGACCAGGTCAGAAGTCCTGTAGGCGACTTCAATTGCACTTGCCGACTTGAAGATGACACCTCGCTCCGCAGCGACGCCACTTGCAATGACGACGACCATCGGTACGGCGAGTCCGATTGCACAGGGGCACGAGACAATAAGAACGGTGATGGCGTATGTGATTGCGTCCACGGCGGCCCGAGAGCTCGTGTATCCGCGAACGGCGAttccgacggcgagccagaTAGCAAATGTGATAAAGGtcagggcgacgacgacggggacgaaGACGGATGCAACCTTGTCCGCGAGCTCCTGCATCTTGGGCTTGGACAACTTTGCTTCGTCAACCATGGCTGCAATGGCCATCACCGTGTTCTCACCCGGGAGGCGGGTAATTCTGACCGTCAGTATCCCGGAGCCGTTCAGAGTACCTGCGATGACGGGGGAACCGGCTTGCTTCTCGACCGGCATCGACTCTCCGGTTAACATGGACTCGTTCACTTCCGAAGACCCCGACAAGACCGTTCCATCTGTTGGAATCCTGGTGTCCGGGAGCACCTTGAAGATGTCGCCATACTGAAACAGTCGGACATCAATCTCTCGGGAGCCTGCGTCCTCGAGAGAGTTTTCCATGAGGATCGCAGTCGCTGACTGGAGGGACTGGAAAGAGATGGACTCGACAGCCTTCTGACGGGAGAGAGCCGCAAGGAACCTCCCGACCATGATGAGAGTGACGAGGAGAGTGCTCGTTTCGAAAAATTGGCCGTTGGAAAGTTGGTTTCCAGCCAATAGGTAGGCAAAGGAGACGACGGAAAAGAAATACGCGGCGCTCGTGCTCAGCACGATCAGGAGGTCCATTTCAACGACGCGAGAAAAAACGAGAGCCTTAAGAGCCTTGGGGTAGAACggcccggcgacgacgacctgaACGATGGTTGCCAGGGCTAGCGACGCAGAGCTGTATGCGATCTCGCGATCATGGATCGGGGCCCAGGCCATGACAAGGACCGGGATGGTAAGAATGATGGACAAAAGGGTCATGTACCCGATATTTCGGACGTGTCTGcctccggcctcgagccCTGGGTCGCCGCGGATGGGGGCAAGCGATGCGATATGGCGCCAATGTTCCTCCATAAGATCTCGAGCTCCGACGAGCTTTGGGTCGAAGCCGACTCGCGCAGTGTCATTGCTGAGAGGGGATATGTCCAGAACACCAAGTGGCCAACTGCCGGAGACAAATGCCGACATgtttccgacgacgacaacgtcAACGCTTGTGCCTTGGGCGGCAAGCCTTTCGCATTTGAACTCGGTAGTGCGTTCCAGATGCTTAAGAACATCGCTCACGGAAGAAAGATTGAGATCCACATCGAACTCTGCTCGCGAGAGAATCAGGCTGGTTTTGAGGTTGCCGATGCCCGCCAATGTCGCAAGCGTCCGGTTGAGCTTGGTTTCGCAGCCGG encodes:
- a CDS encoding hypothetical protein (Pc21g10640); this encodes MARACCGSGPQSQSLLPSGCPSDEVASDACTRQDGAAGEGEGDNGNAADNCCTGGTATVAEADECCTANPRSTNSCQDGCCSAAPGACVLTHSDEGETIAEPSIPPGKKNCCDAGCGPSSVPDSVPDDAKVADCCRGKPSPCCDDSCLDRLAFRQCQSASARTCVGGSKSSSSRRTSPSAACEDHRRTARERYGATLETLGCICRALIALGQESCCEMRKSSVERKNNPGSVRSRRSAGSSSATGVCTTPSSAATRTRRQKASDPVVVGTTGGSDKKGCCRGPAYERPDAVSSQPDCPAACCSSKLPKSVEISTLHPIAGKQNDLENKVDDVEHVVLCVSGMTCTGCETKLNRTLATLAGIGNLKTSLILSRAEFDVDLNLSSVSDVLKHLERTTEFKCERLAAQGTSVDVVVVGNMSAFVSGSWPLGVLDISPLSNDTARVGFDPKLVGARDLMEEHWRHIASLAPIRGDPGLEAGGRHVRNIGYMTLLSIILTIPVLVMAWAPIHDREIAYSSASLALATIVQVVVAGPFYPKALKALVFSRVVEMDLLIVLSTSAAYFFSVVSFAYLLAGNQLSNGQFFETSTLLVTLIMVGRFLAALSRQKAVESISFQSLQSATAILMENSLEDAGSREIDVRLFQYGDIFKVLPDTRIPTDGTVLSGSSEVNESMLTGESMPVEKQAGSPVIAGTLNGSGILTVRITRLPGENTVMAIAAMVDEAKLSKPKMQELADKVASVFVPVVVALTFITFAIWLAVGIAVRGYTSSRAAVDAITYAITVLIVSCPCAIGLAVPMVVVIASGVAAERGVIFKSASAIEVAYRTSDLVFDKTGTLTKGKLAVVFEHCSADQEVVLPLLLGLIQDSLHPVSLAVASHLIEMGIDAAVVPGAKSLTGRGMKACISGQSLRAGNSAWLGMSSDPVVQSALAQGFTTFCFTIDGALAAVFGLEDELRGDAVEVVAQLQDRGVFVHLVSGDDDGAVQSVARKLAIPTGNVLSRSTPASKQAYVERLLSASPAKKAVVMFCGDGTNDAVALAQATVGVHINQGSDIAQSAADVVLMRPDLSGILTILNASKKSVHRIKFNFAWSFVYNTVAVLFAAGAFVNVRLPPEFAGLGELVSVLPVIAAAVLLRWAKI